The DNA segment AATCTGATGCCTTATATGCACAAGCCTGGATCTTCCAGGCTTCGTGCTATCAGACGTTTCAAAGTTTTCGCGTGGCTGTCTTTTTTCACTGGATACCTGATATTCGATGCGCAGTCCTTACTGGTTGTTTCTCGTTTTGCTCTTGCTGCTGGCCGGTCTGCAGTACCGCCTGTGGGTGGGCAATGGCAGTCTGGCGCAGGTCGCCGAGCTGAATCAGCAGATTGCTGATCAACACGCCGAGAACGAAGCCCTGCTGGAGCGCAACCGGGTGATGGACGCTGAGGTCAGCGAGCTGAAAAAAGGCATGGAGACCGTTGAAGAGCGGGCTCGCCATGAGCTGGGCATGGTCAAGGACGGTGAAACCCTTTACCAGCTCGCGCAATGATCGATTCTCTGCCGGCCTTCTGGGCCGTGATTCCTGCCGCGGGCGTCGGTGCCCGAATGGCCGCGGACCGTCCCAAGCAATACCTGCAACTGGGCGGGCGCACGATTCTTGAACACAGCCTCGGCTGTTTCCTCGATCACCCGAGCCTCAAAGGGCTGGTGGTCAGTCTTGCTGTTGATGATCCCTATTGGCCGAACCTCGCCTGCGCCAGCGACTCGCGAATTCAGCGTGTCGAGGGCGGCTCCGAGCGTTCCGGGTCGGTGCTCAATGCCTTGCTGCATTTGCATGCGCAGGGTGCCGATGACGATGACTGGGTGCTGGTCCACGATGCGGCCCGACCTAACCTGAGCCGTGACGATCTCGACAAGTTGCTGGTTGAACTGGCGGATGATGCCGTTGGCGGTTTACTGGCCGTGCCAGCGCGGGACACCCTGAAGCGGGTCGACAAGCACGGTCGTGTGCTCGAAACCGTTGATCGCAGCGTGATCTGGCAGGCGTATACACCGCAAATGTTCCGCCTCGGTGCGTTGCATCGAGCGCTGGCTGACAGCCTGGTGGCCGATGCGCTTATCACCGATGAAGCCTCGGCGATGGAGTGGGCCGGTCTGGCGCCACGACTGATCGAAGGGCGTGCGGACAACCTCAAGGTCACCCGGCCGGAAGACCTGGAGTGGTTGCGTCAGCGTTGGGCCAATCGCCGCTGAATGCTGTGGCGCCTGTTCTGCCGCCTTCGCGAGCAAGCTCGCTCCCACCTTTGATTCGCGCCTGACACCCAATCTGCATCCACTGAGGATCCCCTGTGGGAGCGAGCTTGCTCGCGAAGACGGCTGCTCAGGCACCGCATAACTCAGCTCCGATACTCCGGCCGCTCGGCCAACCCTTCCTTCAAGAAATCCACCAGCTTGCGCACCTTCGGTGACAAATGCCGCTGCTGCGGATACAACGCCCACACCGCCGTATTCGGCGGCTGATGCGCCTCCAATAAAGAAATCAGCGCCCCGCTGTGCAAATGCTCCAGCACGTAATAGTCCGGCAACTGACATAAACCAACCCCTTGCAGCGCCGCATCCAGCACCGCCTGCCCACTGTTGCAACGCCAGTTTCCCTGCACGCGCTGGGAAAATTCCCGACCGTTCTGTTCCAGTTGCCACAGATCCGAGCTGCCGATCAGGCAATTGTGGCGGCTCAGTTCCGACAAACTGTGTGGGCGGCCATACCGTTCAACGTAGGACGGGGACGCGCACAGATACATCCGACGCGGCGCCAGGCGGGTGGCGACCAACCGCGAATCCTGCAGCCGACCCAGACGAATCGCCAGATCCAGCCCTTCATGCACCAGATCGAGCTGGCGGTTGGTCAGCTCGATATCGATCCGCAGTTGTGGGTAATGCCCCATGAACCGCGTCACCAGCGGCACGATAAACCGTTCGCCATACGCCACGGCACAGGTCATGCGCAGCATGCCTTTGGGTTCGCTGGTCAGATCGCCGACCGCGCGCAGGGCTTCTTCGCGACCGTCCTGCAGGCGCTGACAATGCTGCAGAAAGGTCTGTCCGGCTTCGGTCAGAGCCACGCGACGGGTACTGCGATAGAGCAGACGCGTCTGCAATCGCTCCTCCAGTCGTACGATTTGTCGGCTGATGTGCGAGGACGAAACCCCGAGGCGTTCTGCTGCGGCGGTGAACTGGCTGCATTCGGCGACGGCGACGAACTCGTCGATGCCTTCCCAGCGGTTTTCCGACATCGGGATTATCCCTGTATGGCAATAATGTTTTGCTTTTGTCCGGATTATTCATCAGATCGCGCTGTACTACACTGCCAATCTGGTTTTTTTATTCAATGGATTCACTGGAGAGTCAGCATGATCAAGTCGCGCGCCGCCGTTGCCTTCGAGGCCAAGAAGCCGCTGGAAATCGTAGAAGTCGATGTGGCCATGCCCAAGGCCGGTGAAGTGTTGCTGCGCGTAGTGGCTTCCGGGGTTTGCCACACCGACGCCTACACCCTGTCCGGTGCTGACCCGGAAGGCATCTTCCCGTCGATCCTCGGCCACGAAGGCGGTGCGATCGTTGAAGCCATCGGCGAGGGCGTGACGTCTGTTGCGGTTGGCGACCAC comes from the Pseudomonas sp. RSB 5.4 genome and includes:
- the ftsB gene encoding cell division protein FtsB — protein: MRSPYWLFLVLLLLLAGLQYRLWVGNGSLAQVAELNQQIADQHAENEALLERNRVMDAEVSELKKGMETVEERARHELGMVKDGETLYQLAQ
- the ispD gene encoding 2-C-methyl-D-erythritol 4-phosphate cytidylyltransferase, with product MIDSLPAFWAVIPAAGVGARMAADRPKQYLQLGGRTILEHSLGCFLDHPSLKGLVVSLAVDDPYWPNLACASDSRIQRVEGGSERSGSVLNALLHLHAQGADDDDWVLVHDAARPNLSRDDLDKLLVELADDAVGGLLAVPARDTLKRVDKHGRVLETVDRSVIWQAYTPQMFRLGALHRALADSLVADALITDEASAMEWAGLAPRLIEGRADNLKVTRPEDLEWLRQRWANRR
- a CDS encoding LysR substrate-binding domain-containing protein, whose translation is MSENRWEGIDEFVAVAECSQFTAAAERLGVSSSHISRQIVRLEERLQTRLLYRSTRRVALTEAGQTFLQHCQRLQDGREEALRAVGDLTSEPKGMLRMTCAVAYGERFIVPLVTRFMGHYPQLRIDIELTNRQLDLVHEGLDLAIRLGRLQDSRLVATRLAPRRMYLCASPSYVERYGRPHSLSELSRHNCLIGSSDLWQLEQNGREFSQRVQGNWRCNSGQAVLDAALQGVGLCQLPDYYVLEHLHSGALISLLEAHQPPNTAVWALYPQQRHLSPKVRKLVDFLKEGLAERPEYRS